In Candidatus Zixiibacteriota bacterium, a single genomic region encodes these proteins:
- a CDS encoding DUF2085 domain-containing protein has protein sequence LLAAYCGGMVAAAVLAAIGAEGAAQFLRGIYGHFCHQLPERSLTCGDETLILCARCTGFYGTLALVSIAVLLKAITRSLDWKATAILCLPMLADALLDLSAATGAANFLRTATGVIAGGALALHLYPKLLAAARDQLDPRAATT, from the coding sequence GCTGTTAGCGGCGTACTGCGGCGGGATGGTCGCGGCGGCGGTGTTGGCGGCGATCGGCGCTGAAGGGGCGGCGCAATTCTTGCGGGGCATCTACGGGCATTTCTGCCACCAGTTGCCGGAGCGCTCGTTGACGTGCGGCGATGAAACGCTGATTCTCTGCGCACGTTGCACCGGATTCTACGGAACGCTGGCTTTGGTCTCGATCGCGGTTCTGCTGAAGGCGATTACGCGGAGTCTCGACTGGAAGGCGACGGCAATACTGTGCTTACCGATGCTGGCGGACGCTCTGCTGGACCTGAGCGCTGCGACGGGAGCGGCGAATTTCCTGCGGACGGCGACCGGCGTGATCGCGGGGGGCGCGCTGGCGCTGCATCTCTATCCGAAATTGCTGGCGGCGGCGCGAGATCAGCTTGATCCGCGCGCGGCCACGACGTAG